Proteins encoded together in one Fibrobacter sp. UWP2 window:
- a CDS encoding TolC family protein — protein sequence MSFAIPSWAGKTYTRDEAIKTALENSSDIKTAEEELVSANSQVKGGYGRAYPSVDLSATVTRIFGLDDVKNTTDITDAATSMGAEPFDAVVAGPALDGLINGMKAQGYRWQSKVDLTVTQVLYAAGQVGTGIDIAKSYKRLKEVNLDNTKATVRYDVEKAFNDLIVLDSTVAFTEASVAQVQEHTNYAKSAYESGLAGELDVIRAQLALDELQSKLESAKKGRVLARNNLLNTMGMPYDSEVEFQGELRNPEDNLPYPDTSMASVKKRRKELLMLEETENMMEKKIDISSAGYKPTVALIGGVGYKNNQNEFYKWDAPDWDKNINKYIALNVSMNLFNGMQTRENVVQSKSDLRNTQIQKETAERGFRIQIEACANTLADAETQLELKKRSVELAQKNMELTEAAYKVGKETQLNYLDATMSLRNAKLDYMNAVCNWNNAYNALLQATGEY from the coding sequence ATGAGTTTTGCCATCCCCTCGTGGGCAGGCAAAACATATACCCGCGACGAGGCTATTAAAACCGCCCTCGAAAATTCCTCGGACATCAAGACCGCCGAAGAGGAACTGGTTTCCGCCAATTCCCAAGTCAAGGGAGGCTACGGCCGCGCTTATCCGTCGGTGGACCTCAGTGCCACAGTCACCCGCATTTTTGGCCTCGACGACGTCAAGAACACGACCGACATCACAGACGCCGCCACATCGATGGGGGCAGAACCCTTTGACGCAGTCGTGGCTGGTCCCGCCCTGGACGGCCTCATCAACGGCATGAAGGCCCAAGGTTACCGCTGGCAGTCCAAAGTCGACCTCACCGTGACCCAGGTACTCTACGCCGCGGGCCAGGTGGGCACGGGCATCGACATTGCCAAGTCCTACAAGCGCTTGAAAGAAGTGAACCTCGACAACACCAAGGCGACCGTCCGCTACGACGTTGAAAAGGCCTTTAACGACCTGATTGTTTTGGACTCCACGGTGGCATTCACCGAGGCGAGCGTCGCCCAAGTACAAGAACACACCAACTACGCCAAGTCCGCCTACGAGAGCGGTTTGGCAGGAGAACTGGACGTAATCCGCGCCCAGCTCGCCCTCGACGAGCTCCAGTCCAAACTGGAATCCGCCAAGAAGGGTCGCGTCCTCGCGAGGAACAACCTCCTCAACACCATGGGCATGCCCTACGATTCCGAAGTCGAGTTCCAGGGCGAACTCCGCAACCCCGAAGACAACCTGCCCTACCCCGACACATCCATGGCTAGCGTCAAAAAACGCCGCAAGGAACTGTTGATGCTCGAAGAGACCGAGAACATGATGGAAAAGAAAATCGACATCTCTTCGGCAGGCTACAAACCGACCGTCGCCTTAATCGGCGGCGTTGGTTACAAGAACAACCAGAACGAATTCTACAAGTGGGACGCCCCTGATTGGGACAAGAACATCAACAAGTACATTGCCCTGAACGTCTCCATGAACCTTTTCAACGGTATGCAGACCCGCGAAAACGTGGTGCAGTCCAAGTCTGACTTGCGCAACACCCAAATCCAGAAGGAGACCGCCGAACGCGGTTTCCGCATACAGATTGAAGCCTGCGCCAACACGCTCGCCGACGCCGAGACCCAGTTGGAACTCAAAAAGCGCTCGGTGGAACTCGCCCAAAAGAATATGGAACTGACCGAGGCCGCCTACAAGGTTGGCAAGGAAACACAGCTCAACTACCTGGACGCCACCATGAGCCTGAGAAACGCCAAGCTCGACTACATGAACGCCGTTTGCAACTGGAACAACGCCTACAACGCCTTACTGCAGGCCACCGGTGAATATTAA
- the pheT gene encoding phenylalanine--tRNA ligase subunit beta encodes MKVSLNWLRRHVDLPESAEEVAKALTSIGLEVEGMEEPGKVYDKLIVAKVLTCEPHPDSDHLHITTVNDGKETLQVVCGAPNVAAGQTVVLAPIGAELPLPDGTKLKMKKSKIRGVESFGMICAEDEIGLSDDHAGIMVLDDSIPAGTPFVSLGMYDVCYELNVTPNRPDALSHRGVARELAAKFNRPLKPLQYELKEDAEAASSAISLEVVPGCGCTRYVGRVIKDVKVEKSPAWLAKLLHAVGMNSINNVVDVTNFILMDVGQPLHSFDMDQLNGKTIKVRRAVKGEKIETIDHTAHELLESDLVICDGDRPACVAGVMGGVESEIVDATKNVFLESAWFNPTIVRKQSKRLCITTDSSYRFEREIDFCTQDEYSRYACAMIQELAGGRILKGSVEYTGDDHKKELDQVTLRTERAAKVIGMEVTTEQIEKLLTGICLEVITKDADSITFRIPSFRPDLTREVDLIEEIARLIGFDNIPYSLPKFTMQPNELPAIEVLNRKIRKTLSAMGLHECLSLRFTSKARTEALFGAANDADKRSMPALLLNPLSEELGAVPTSLLPNLLKAVAENEKNRPGNIRLFEVAKGQFKRDRKDVRDPGFDESNLVAIAVAGAFDVDPLNDKPKQIDFASFKGLVVSFFKRLGFVVEIRVPQKLEVFLHPGKQAEVLVNGNSVATFGALHPSAMAANEITYDTYVLEADMDKLVKESHKKIVFQPFSRQVPSSRDISIEVTKAMTHEEVLARIKSFNPKNLAKITLKSIYEGEKIEAGKKNMVYSLVYQAMDRTLTDDEVNKAHNKLREKLVQNGDIVLR; translated from the coding sequence ATGAAAGTTTCTTTGAATTGGCTCAGGCGTCACGTTGATCTTCCGGAATCTGCGGAAGAGGTTGCAAAGGCCCTCACCTCCATTGGCCTTGAAGTCGAAGGCATGGAAGAACCGGGCAAGGTCTACGACAAGCTTATCGTAGCGAAGGTTCTCACATGCGAACCGCACCCCGATAGTGACCACCTGCATATCACCACGGTGAACGATGGAAAGGAGACGCTCCAGGTAGTTTGCGGCGCCCCGAACGTGGCCGCAGGCCAGACTGTGGTGCTCGCCCCGATTGGCGCGGAACTCCCGCTCCCCGACGGCACCAAGCTCAAGATGAAGAAATCCAAGATCCGCGGTGTCGAGAGCTTCGGCATGATTTGCGCCGAAGACGAGATTGGCCTCAGCGACGACCACGCGGGCATCATGGTCTTGGACGACAGCATCCCGGCGGGCACCCCGTTTGTTTCGCTCGGTATGTACGACGTGTGCTACGAACTGAACGTGACCCCGAACCGTCCCGACGCCCTAAGCCACCGCGGAGTCGCCCGTGAACTCGCTGCCAAGTTCAACCGCCCGCTCAAGCCCCTCCAGTACGAACTCAAGGAAGACGCCGAGGCGGCAAGTTCCGCCATCAGCCTCGAAGTAGTTCCGGGTTGCGGCTGCACCCGCTACGTGGGCCGCGTCATCAAAGACGTGAAGGTCGAAAAGTCTCCCGCCTGGCTCGCGAAACTCTTGCACGCGGTGGGCATGAACAGCATCAACAACGTGGTCGACGTCACGAACTTCATTTTGATGGACGTGGGCCAGCCGCTCCACAGCTTTGACATGGATCAGTTGAACGGGAAGACCATCAAGGTTCGCCGCGCCGTGAAGGGCGAAAAGATCGAGACCATCGACCACACCGCCCACGAACTTTTGGAAAGCGACCTCGTGATTTGCGACGGCGACCGTCCCGCCTGCGTCGCAGGTGTCATGGGTGGCGTAGAATCCGAAATCGTCGACGCGACCAAGAACGTGTTCCTCGAGAGCGCCTGGTTCAACCCGACCATCGTCCGTAAGCAAAGCAAGCGCCTTTGCATCACGACCGACTCCAGCTATCGCTTTGAACGCGAAATCGACTTCTGCACCCAGGACGAATACAGCCGTTACGCCTGCGCCATGATCCAGGAACTGGCCGGCGGTCGCATTTTGAAGGGCTCAGTCGAATACACCGGCGACGACCACAAAAAGGAACTGGACCAGGTGACGCTCCGCACCGAACGTGCAGCGAAGGTCATCGGCATGGAAGTGACGACCGAGCAAATCGAAAAGCTCCTCACGGGCATCTGCCTCGAAGTAATTACGAAGGATGCCGATTCCATCACGTTCCGCATCCCGAGTTTCCGCCCCGACCTCACCCGCGAGGTGGACCTCATCGAAGAAATCGCGCGCCTCATCGGGTTCGACAACATCCCGTACAGCCTCCCGAAATTCACCATGCAGCCGAACGAACTTCCGGCGATTGAAGTTTTGAACCGCAAAATCCGCAAGACGCTCTCGGCCATGGGACTCCACGAATGCCTCTCGCTCCGCTTTACGAGCAAGGCACGTACCGAGGCCCTGTTCGGTGCCGCAAACGACGCCGACAAGAGGAGCATGCCCGCGCTTTTGCTGAACCCGCTTAGCGAAGAACTGGGAGCCGTGCCCACAAGCCTTCTCCCGAACCTCCTCAAGGCCGTCGCCGAAAACGAAAAGAACCGCCCCGGCAACATTCGCTTGTTCGAAGTCGCCAAGGGCCAGTTCAAGCGCGACCGCAAGGACGTGCGCGACCCGGGATTCGATGAATCGAACCTCGTGGCCATCGCTGTCGCAGGCGCCTTTGACGTGGACCCGCTGAACGACAAGCCCAAGCAGATTGACTTTGCCTCCTTCAAGGGTCTCGTGGTCTCGTTCTTCAAGCGTCTGGGCTTCGTGGTCGAAATCCGCGTCCCTCAAAAGCTCGAAGTATTCCTCCACCCGGGTAAGCAGGCGGAAGTCCTCGTGAACGGCAATTCCGTTGCGACGTTCGGCGCGCTCCACCCCTCGGCCATGGCAGCAAACGAAATCACGTACGACACCTACGTGCTCGAAGCCGACATGGACAAGCTCGTGAAGGAATCGCACAAGAAGATTGTGTTCCAGCCGTTCAGCCGCCAGGTGCCCTCGAGCCGCGACATCTCGATTGAAGTCACCAAGGCAATGACGCACGAAGAAGTGCTCGCCCGCATCAAAAGCTTCAACCCGAAGAACCTCGCGAAGATCACCCTCAAGAGCATCTACGAAGGCGAAAAGATCGAGGCCGGCAAAAAGAACATGGTGTACAGCCTCGTCTACCAGGCAATGGACCGCACGCTCACCGACGACGAAGTCAACAAGGCGCACAACAAGCTCCGCGAAAAGCTCGTGCAGAACGGTGACATCGTCCTCAGGTAA
- the dnaX gene encoding DNA polymerase III subunit gamma/tau, with protein sequence MAYVAMARKWRPKSFSDMVGQEHIAKTLQNAIEGDRLHRAFLFTGTRGVGKTTSARILARTLNCKGGDPLHPCGVCDSCKDIDGGNPMDVLEIDAASNTGVDNIRDVLERVQYPPVIGKYKVFIIDEVHMLSTGAFNALLKTLEEPPEHVIFIFATTEVNKVPQTILSRVQRFDFKRLTMDQIRSRLRFICEQEGINATDEALDIFAEKADGSMRDGLTYFDQAYAFTGSEMTADAVRSILGIPPVELFFNLISAIEGHDLKGVFKMVDDACTRGIEFTPLLDGFGKFLRNLLYTRIDAFTADDLSITEELYSKFKTTGLGLSNGDLLRISKMLIDLQSSLRYSTNPRLLVETTFARMAWLDRLTDLRRALAAINDPKSASDEALKKKSS encoded by the coding sequence ATGGCTTACGTTGCAATGGCGCGCAAGTGGCGCCCCAAATCTTTTTCCGACATGGTCGGGCAGGAGCATATTGCCAAAACGCTCCAGAATGCGATTGAAGGAGACCGTCTCCACCGCGCATTCCTCTTTACCGGCACCCGTGGTGTGGGCAAGACCACTTCCGCCCGCATCCTAGCCCGTACCCTCAACTGCAAGGGCGGCGACCCGCTGCACCCGTGCGGCGTTTGCGACAGCTGCAAGGACATTGACGGCGGAAACCCGATGGACGTTTTGGAAATCGACGCCGCCTCCAACACAGGCGTCGACAACATCCGCGACGTGCTTGAACGCGTGCAGTACCCGCCCGTGATTGGCAAGTACAAGGTGTTCATCATCGACGAAGTCCACATGCTCTCGACCGGGGCCTTCAACGCCCTCTTAAAGACGCTCGAAGAACCGCCCGAACACGTGATTTTCATTTTTGCGACGACCGAAGTAAACAAGGTTCCGCAGACCATTTTGAGCCGCGTGCAGCGCTTTGACTTCAAACGCCTCACCATGGACCAAATCCGCAGCCGTCTCCGCTTCATTTGCGAGCAAGAGGGCATCAACGCGACCGACGAAGCCCTCGACATTTTCGCCGAAAAAGCCGACGGTTCCATGCGCGACGGTCTCACCTACTTTGACCAGGCGTACGCCTTTACCGGGAGCGAAATGACCGCCGACGCCGTTCGCAGCATTTTGGGCATCCCGCCGGTAGAGCTCTTTTTCAACCTTATCAGCGCCATCGAAGGTCACGACCTCAAGGGAGTGTTCAAGATGGTGGACGACGCCTGCACCCGCGGCATCGAGTTCACTCCGTTATTGGACGGTTTCGGCAAGTTCCTCAGAAACCTGCTGTACACGCGCATCGACGCGTTTACCGCCGACGACCTCTCCATTACCGAGGAACTTTATTCAAAATTCAAGACCACCGGTCTTGGGCTCAGCAACGGCGACCTTCTCCGCATTTCCAAGATGCTCATCGACCTGCAGTCAAGCCTCCGCTACAGCACCAACCCGCGGCTCCTTGTAGAGACGACTTTCGCCCGCATGGCGTGGCTTGACCGCTTGACGGACCTTCGACGCGCGCTCGCCGCTATCAACGACCCCAAAAGCGCCTCCGACGAGGCGTTAAAAAAAAAAAGTAGCTGA
- a CDS encoding YbaB/EbfC family nucleoid-associated protein, giving the protein MDMSKMLKDLQKMQSKMMKAQNDLKTQSFEAEAGGGMVKVAMNGHGVLTMIKINPDVVDKDDVEALEDLIMAAFNGAIKKKDEAAQSSLSDITGGMKIPGLM; this is encoded by the coding sequence ATGGACATGAGTAAAATGCTGAAGGACCTTCAAAAAATGCAGAGCAAGATGATGAAGGCCCAAAACGACCTAAAAACGCAAAGTTTTGAAGCCGAAGCCGGTGGCGGCATGGTCAAAGTCGCCATGAACGGGCACGGCGTGCTCACCATGATCAAAATCAACCCCGATGTCGTGGACAAGGACGACGTGGAAGCCCTCGAAGACCTCATCATGGCGGCTTTCAACGGGGCCATCAAAAAGAAGGATGAAGCCGCCCAGTCTAGCCTGAGCGACATCACCGGCGGTATGAAAATTCCCGGCCTGATGTAG
- a CDS encoding TIGR02171 family protein encodes MKFVGRLVLVWSLSLLGACSNSVLPDDDSFVLSHSYVLADSLASDMVRILATGKSVSLGSNEGLIKERPSMRAEFGYDYSIGRHEVTCSEYNKFMSKHAKVYCPSTGRPAADVTFYDAVLFANARSKDEGLDTAYTYVGTSFDDKGHCVGLEGYAFNPNVDAYRLPTEAEWMLAASVDWSPRKSLFYGTRLAEYLNLGTHEVCKTNMDATFCDMEGNVMEWVNDWLGLFKDTTVANYVGAPNGGNLGERVLKGGSYRTDLATFKPYSRGDVYTITSTTRTYYLGFRLAFGKIPNPTYLTSTGKVSETPVVPIANAVRVHDLTGTFKTKLVFRNDATGNLAYVDYSIGGMSAIEIEDTLDAYHPEISPDGKLVAFCTGIEGVEGKSSVYVRELTAKGSRAVRLDVESAAIPRWRVLENGDTAIVYVSGAANNKSDADFAKASTWQVVFANGEFKTPQKLFDGSYHGGVSDDGALAVTGARLLRARVHGANTLWYSGEQACNVSLSKIGKQTLFLDFGGAPGRKFTGVNYGTHEMILIVDSLGNLVQGIPSPSGYSFDHTEWADDLVVATLTNAGGSHEKIVLLNPKDSSVMDLVKGDEIWHPSLWIQKSEGSSENYVDIDSAGVYYGYSVFYGYSSATAEVAIKIQKFWQVYKEVEFISMGSSMILNAVIDDSITAYKPLNMAFTLGDLFAIRFLLDTYVFPFAKNVKVIMIELNPGFMFRTRQEFWNFIYSNSPGLKYDRNHLSEATKDDIARYSQVQEYSMDLLSSDYIEGTFLLPTIDWNKASVTVDTTLREWDDRNLKNSFSSLAAIKRKAEERGIKVFLAITPRSPDYRSTGSYCLFGPRRSVAEKIIQKAKDMGFYVFDENKGGNHDYSDRMANNSVHLSIEGAKQFTSRLDSLLKARF; translated from the coding sequence ATGAAATTCGTCGGCAGATTGGTTTTGGTTTGGAGTTTGAGCCTTTTGGGCGCATGCTCCAATTCCGTGTTGCCTGACGACGATTCCTTTGTGCTTTCGCATTCCTACGTTTTGGCGGATTCCTTGGCGAGCGACATGGTTCGTATCTTGGCGACAGGGAAAAGCGTTTCCTTGGGTTCCAATGAGGGGCTTATCAAGGAAAGACCCTCTATGAGGGCCGAATTCGGTTACGATTATTCGATAGGGCGCCATGAGGTTACCTGTAGCGAATACAACAAGTTCATGAGCAAACACGCCAAGGTTTATTGCCCCAGCACGGGGCGTCCTGCTGCCGATGTCACTTTTTACGATGCGGTTCTTTTTGCCAATGCCAGAAGCAAGGACGAGGGGCTTGATACCGCCTACACTTATGTGGGAACCTCCTTTGACGACAAAGGGCATTGTGTGGGATTGGAAGGCTATGCTTTTAACCCTAATGTAGACGCCTACCGTTTGCCGACCGAGGCCGAATGGATGCTTGCGGCGAGTGTGGATTGGTCTCCCCGTAAATCTTTGTTTTACGGAACCAGGCTCGCTGAGTATTTGAACTTAGGGACTCACGAAGTTTGCAAGACCAATATGGACGCCACCTTTTGTGATATGGAGGGGAACGTCATGGAGTGGGTCAATGACTGGCTTGGGCTCTTTAAAGATACGACTGTTGCCAATTATGTGGGGGCTCCCAATGGAGGGAACCTCGGTGAACGCGTCCTCAAGGGAGGTAGTTACCGGACAGACCTCGCTACTTTTAAGCCCTATTCTAGAGGGGATGTCTATACAATCACCTCGACTACAAGGACTTATTACTTGGGATTCCGTCTTGCGTTTGGAAAAATCCCCAATCCCACGTATCTGACTTCGACTGGCAAGGTGAGCGAAACTCCTGTTGTGCCCATTGCAAATGCAGTGAGAGTCCACGACTTGACGGGGACATTTAAAACCAAGCTGGTCTTTAGGAATGATGCGACGGGAAATTTGGCGTATGTGGATTACTCTATTGGGGGAATGTCTGCCATAGAAATAGAGGATACCCTTGATGCCTATCATCCTGAAATTTCCCCTGACGGAAAGCTCGTGGCTTTTTGTACGGGAATTGAAGGCGTCGAAGGAAAATCCTCTGTCTATGTACGGGAACTGACGGCGAAGGGATCCCGTGCGGTTCGGTTGGATGTCGAGAGCGCGGCGATTCCGCGGTGGAGAGTCCTTGAAAATGGCGATACCGCCATTGTGTATGTGAGTGGTGCTGCCAACAACAAATCTGACGCTGATTTTGCCAAGGCGAGCACATGGCAGGTCGTTTTTGCCAATGGCGAGTTCAAGACGCCTCAAAAACTTTTTGACGGGTCTTATCATGGAGGGGTTAGCGACGACGGTGCCCTTGCTGTGACGGGAGCCAGGCTTTTGCGGGCTAGGGTCCATGGAGCCAATACGCTGTGGTATAGTGGGGAGCAGGCTTGCAATGTGAGCCTTTCTAAAATAGGGAAACAGACCCTGTTCTTGGATTTTGGTGGCGCTCCGGGACGGAAATTTACTGGTGTGAATTATGGAACCCACGAGATGATCTTGATTGTCGATAGCCTTGGAAACCTGGTTCAGGGGATTCCTTCTCCATCGGGCTACAGTTTTGATCATACGGAGTGGGCGGACGACCTTGTTGTGGCGACGTTGACGAATGCAGGCGGTTCTCACGAAAAAATAGTGTTGTTGAATCCCAAGGACAGTTCTGTGATGGATCTGGTCAAGGGCGACGAAATTTGGCACCCGAGTTTGTGGATTCAAAAAAGTGAAGGCTCTAGTGAAAATTACGTCGACATAGACAGCGCTGGAGTTTACTATGGGTATAGTGTTTTTTATGGCTATTCCTCGGCAACAGCGGAAGTGGCAATTAAAATTCAGAAATTCTGGCAGGTGTATAAAGAAGTAGAGTTTATTTCCATGGGAAGCTCCATGATTTTAAATGCGGTCATTGACGATTCCATTACCGCATATAAGCCGCTCAATATGGCATTTACGCTTGGTGACCTTTTTGCAATCCGGTTCTTGTTGGATACCTATGTGTTCCCCTTTGCCAAAAACGTGAAAGTTATTATGATAGAGTTGAATCCGGGCTTTATGTTTAGGACTCGTCAGGAGTTTTGGAACTTCATTTATAGCAACTCTCCTGGCTTGAAATATGACAGAAATCATTTGAGTGAAGCTACCAAGGATGACATTGCGAGGTATAGTCAGGTTCAGGAATATTCCATGGATTTGCTTTCGTCAGACTACATTGAGGGAACATTCTTGTTGCCCACGATTGATTGGAACAAGGCAAGCGTGACCGTGGATACTACCCTCCGCGAATGGGATGACCGAAATTTGAAAAACTCGTTTAGTTCATTGGCTGCAATTAAGCGGAAAGCAGAAGAGCGTGGAATCAAGGTGTTCCTCGCGATTACGCCACGAAGCCCGGACTATAGGAGTACGGGAAGTTATTGCCTTTTTGGACCTCGCCGTTC
- a CDS encoding efflux RND transporter periplasmic adaptor subunit: protein MNKTVKTLLTIAAASMLLVACNPKEEKAQTKATTIEEIQKEKGKPARVVKATTAKITDLRKFSGSIEGMQQNKVICKMGDPLAKINVQVGSSVKKDQVVAEYLFTGDNTQYQQAQEQVAVLEKATERMREVFQKGGISQQDMDTQEMQLKVAKMNLEAARRASLILAPEAGVVTELKFQVGQTPGPGGVLATIAKLDKVILKLNVTSQDIGYFKKGAMATVTIAGEQVKGKVSLIPLAADPMTRFFPVEVTFDNKKKKLLPGMYVTAELDAREVNGIIIPTEAIVYRNGVNAVWTVDNEGKARRKIVKLGVQTKDDIQIAEGLEENEIVIVEGQSRMNDGDKVLVVE from the coding sequence ATGAACAAGACTGTCAAAACCCTCCTGACCATCGCAGCGGCATCCATGCTTTTGGTTGCCTGCAACCCGAAAGAAGAAAAGGCCCAGACAAAGGCCACGACCATCGAAGAAATCCAGAAGGAAAAAGGCAAGCCCGCCCGCGTGGTAAAGGCTACCACCGCAAAGATTACGGACTTGCGCAAGTTCAGCGGCTCCATCGAGGGCATGCAGCAGAACAAGGTCATCTGCAAGATGGGTGACCCGCTCGCCAAGATTAACGTCCAGGTCGGCTCCTCTGTAAAGAAGGACCAGGTCGTCGCCGAATACCTCTTCACAGGCGACAACACCCAGTACCAGCAAGCCCAAGAACAGGTCGCCGTATTGGAGAAGGCCACTGAGCGCATGCGTGAAGTATTCCAGAAGGGCGGCATCAGCCAACAAGACATGGACACCCAAGAAATGCAGCTGAAGGTCGCCAAGATGAACCTCGAGGCAGCCCGCCGTGCATCGCTCATCCTCGCCCCCGAAGCGGGCGTCGTCACCGAGCTCAAGTTCCAGGTCGGGCAGACTCCGGGCCCGGGCGGCGTCCTCGCCACCATCGCGAAACTCGACAAGGTCATCCTCAAGCTGAACGTCACGAGCCAGGATATCGGCTACTTCAAGAAGGGAGCCATGGCAACCGTCACCATCGCCGGGGAACAGGTCAAGGGCAAAGTCAGCCTCATCCCGCTCGCCGCCGACCCGATGACGCGTTTCTTCCCGGTCGAAGTCACGTTTGACAACAAGAAAAAGAAACTCCTGCCGGGCATGTACGTGACCGCCGAACTCGACGCCCGCGAAGTGAACGGCATCATCATTCCAACCGAAGCCATTGTCTACCGCAATGGCGTGAACGCCGTATGGACTGTCGATAACGAAGGCAAGGCCCGCCGCAAAATCGTGAAGCTCGGCGTACAGACCAAGGATGACATCCAGATTGCCGAAGGCCTGGAAGAGAACGAAATCGTCATCGTGGAAGGCCAGTCCCGCATGAACGACGGCGACAAGGTGCTGGTTGTCGAATAA